A window of the Williamsia phyllosphaerae genome harbors these coding sequences:
- the garA gene encoding glycogen accumulation regulator GarA, translating into MSDNDKDLQAPVETTSVFRADFIKELDANGGSTETSETGAERLSAGTALLVVKRGPNAGSRFLLDQATTSAGRHPDSDIFLDDVTVSRRHAEFRLGDNEFQVVDVGSLNGTYVNREPVDSAVLANGDEVQIGKFRLVFLSGPHDDGSQAAG; encoded by the coding sequence GTGAGCGACAACGACAAGGACCTCCAGGCACCGGTGGAGACGACCTCGGTCTTCCGCGCCGACTTCATCAAGGAGCTCGACGCCAACGGAGGCTCGACCGAGACCTCCGAGACCGGCGCCGAACGCCTCTCGGCCGGAACCGCTCTCCTCGTGGTAAAGCGTGGCCCCAACGCGGGTTCGCGCTTTCTCCTGGACCAGGCCACCACGTCGGCCGGTCGCCACCCCGACAGCGACATCTTCCTCGACGACGTCACCGTCAGCCGTCGCCACGCGGAGTTCCGTCTGGGCGACAACGAGTTCCAGGTCGTCGACGTGGGCAGCCTCAACGGCACCTACGTCAACCGCGAGCCGGTCGATTCCGCTGTGCTGGCGAACGGTGACGAGGTCCAGATCGGCAAGTTCCGTCTGGTCTTCCTCAGCGGACCGCACGACGACGGATCCCAGGCCGCCGGTTAA
- the gcvH gene encoding glycine cleavage system protein GcvH → MTEIEVPENLRYTVEHEWIEQTAPGVVRIGITAYAQDQLGDVVFVQLPAVDDAVDKGESFAEVESTKSVSDIFGPIDGSIAAVNDDLDATPELVNSDPYGAGWLVEIAVPEGTDLGVVLEDMLDADAYRAVIEG, encoded by the coding sequence GTGACTGAGATCGAGGTGCCCGAAAACCTGCGCTACACCGTCGAACACGAGTGGATCGAGCAGACCGCGCCGGGCGTGGTCCGGATCGGCATCACCGCCTACGCGCAGGATCAGCTCGGCGACGTGGTGTTCGTGCAGCTGCCCGCCGTCGACGACGCAGTGGACAAGGGTGAGTCGTTCGCCGAGGTCGAGTCGACCAAGAGCGTCTCGGACATCTTCGGTCCCATCGACGGATCCATCGCGGCCGTCAACGACGACCTCGACGCCACGCCCGAACTGGTCAACTCCGACCCGTACGGCGCCGGATGGCTGGTCGAGATCGCCGTTCCCGAGGGCACCGATCTCGGTGTCGTCCTCGAGGACATGCTCGACGCCGACGCGTACCGCGCGGTCATCGAGGGCTGA
- a CDS encoding CDP-alcohol phosphatidyltransferase family protein gives MSAEAQQSADRVLTIPNALSFLRLVLVPVFLWLLLVEKADGWAFVVLLVSGFSDYADGKLARLLNQSSKLGALLDPAADRIYMIIVPIGLGVREIIPWWLIGILIGRDLLLLLSVPLLRTRGLTALPSTYVGKAATFALMYGFPLILGGQLDGVLGDIFRPIGWAFLIWGTGMYVWSFLQYWVQTVLVMQKMPPGGGMSTVDSR, from the coding sequence ATGAGTGCAGAGGCGCAACAGTCCGCCGACCGGGTCCTGACGATCCCCAACGCACTCAGTTTCCTGCGTCTGGTGCTGGTGCCGGTCTTCCTCTGGCTCCTGCTGGTGGAGAAGGCCGACGGGTGGGCCTTCGTGGTCCTGCTCGTGTCCGGGTTCTCCGACTACGCCGACGGGAAACTGGCCAGACTCCTGAACCAGTCGTCGAAACTCGGTGCCCTCCTCGACCCCGCGGCCGACCGGATCTACATGATCATCGTCCCGATCGGGCTCGGAGTGCGCGAGATCATCCCGTGGTGGTTGATCGGGATCCTCATCGGCCGAGATCTCCTGCTACTGCTTAGCGTCCCGCTGCTGCGGACCAGGGGACTGACCGCGTTGCCGTCGACATACGTGGGCAAGGCCGCGACCTTCGCCCTCATGTACGGATTCCCGTTGATACTCGGTGGACAGCTCGACGGCGTGCTCGGCGACATCTTCCGACCCATCGGTTGGGCGTTCCTGATCTGGGGTACCGGCATGTACGTCTGGTCGTTCCTGCAGTACTGGGTACAGACCGTCCTGGTGATGCAGAAGATGCCACCGGGCGGTGGGATGTCGACGGTCGATTCGCGCTAA
- the secA2 gene encoding accessory Sec system translocase SecA2 encodes MGKLSNRMWRALGAQSSRNQSKSITLIKESTEHDTWAAGLADSEFAAAAEKLDITDPAGTDRAKFLALAREAGERTLDMRPFDVQLQGALRLLEADVVEMATGEGKTLAGAIAAIGYVLQGHRVHVISVNDYLATRDANQMKPLFTLFDITTGFVSEASTRAERKAAYDADITYGSVNEVGFDVLRDQLVTHSDELVSPRPDVAIIDEADSVLVDEALVPLILAGATTGEVPDKPIHDAVGKLKRNHYEIDTDGRNVFLTDEGAEFIEAELGGINLYDEEHVGTTLVHVNIAMHAHILTERDVHYIVRDGGVHLINASRGRVAQLQRWPDGLQAAVELKEGLAQTDSGEVIDTMTVQALIGRYPTVCGMTGTALAAGEQFRQFYELAVSQIPQNTDNIRIDEADRVYDTKANKAEAVVAFVKEIHETGQPVLIGTHDVAESEELEYLLDRAGVKAVVLNAKNDAEEASIIAEAGALDAVTVSTQMAGRGTDIKLGGSRGEKDGKSTGARDQIVELGGLCVVGTGRHDTERLDNQLRGRAGRQGDPGRSVFFSSLEDPVVTRNLSFKRDPESESEDGSMGAKGIELIEQAQRVAEGIMLELHANTWRYNKLVNQQRDIVVKRRMEVLTTEIALDELKASESERYAELTGTSVEKAAGAADTDAPDDATSATDPDSGDAAEMTITKSAVATEDKAPAGPVPHDVLVQAAREIVLYHLDRAWADHLAFVADVRASIHLRSIGRQSPLDEFHKLILDEFGRLPGEAVDNARTTFREATITADGVDLEGADLRRTTTTWTYMVHDNPFAGGGAKTLQGIIGIFR; translated from the coding sequence GTGGGAAAGCTCTCGAACAGGATGTGGCGCGCTCTGGGAGCGCAATCGTCGCGGAATCAGTCGAAATCGATCACCTTGATCAAGGAATCGACCGAGCACGACACGTGGGCCGCCGGTCTGGCCGACTCCGAGTTCGCGGCCGCCGCCGAGAAGCTCGACATCACCGATCCTGCGGGCACCGACCGCGCGAAGTTCCTGGCGCTCGCCCGCGAGGCAGGCGAACGCACCCTCGACATGCGCCCGTTCGACGTGCAGCTGCAGGGAGCCCTCCGCCTGCTCGAGGCCGACGTCGTGGAGATGGCCACCGGTGAGGGCAAGACGCTCGCCGGGGCGATCGCCGCGATCGGCTACGTGCTGCAGGGCCACCGCGTGCACGTCATCTCGGTCAACGACTATCTCGCGACCCGCGACGCCAACCAGATGAAGCCGTTGTTCACGCTGTTCGACATCACCACCGGATTCGTCTCCGAGGCGTCGACCCGCGCCGAACGCAAGGCCGCCTACGACGCCGACATCACCTACGGCTCGGTCAACGAGGTCGGCTTCGACGTCCTGCGCGACCAACTCGTCACCCACTCCGACGAGCTCGTCTCGCCCCGACCCGATGTCGCGATCATCGACGAGGCGGATTCCGTGCTCGTCGACGAGGCGTTGGTCCCGCTGATCCTGGCCGGCGCCACCACCGGTGAGGTGCCCGACAAGCCGATCCACGACGCCGTCGGCAAACTCAAGCGCAACCACTACGAGATCGACACCGACGGCCGCAACGTCTTCCTCACCGACGAGGGTGCGGAGTTCATCGAGGCCGAGCTCGGCGGCATCAACCTCTACGACGAGGAGCACGTCGGCACCACCCTCGTGCACGTCAACATCGCGATGCACGCGCACATCCTCACCGAGCGCGACGTGCACTACATCGTCCGTGACGGCGGCGTGCACCTGATCAACGCCTCACGGGGCCGCGTCGCCCAGCTGCAGCGCTGGCCCGACGGTCTGCAGGCCGCGGTCGAGCTCAAAGAAGGTCTGGCGCAGACCGATTCCGGCGAGGTCATCGATACGATGACCGTCCAGGCGCTGATCGGCCGCTACCCGACGGTGTGCGGCATGACCGGCACCGCGCTCGCGGCCGGCGAACAGTTCCGCCAGTTCTACGAACTCGCGGTCTCGCAGATCCCGCAGAACACCGACAACATCCGCATCGACGAGGCCGACCGGGTCTACGACACCAAGGCCAACAAGGCCGAGGCCGTCGTGGCGTTCGTCAAGGAGATCCACGAGACCGGTCAGCCCGTGCTCATCGGTACCCACGACGTCGCCGAATCCGAGGAGCTCGAGTATCTGCTCGACCGCGCCGGCGTGAAAGCGGTTGTGCTGAACGCGAAGAACGACGCCGAGGAGGCGTCCATCATCGCCGAGGCCGGTGCGCTCGACGCCGTCACCGTGTCGACACAGATGGCCGGTCGCGGCACCGACATCAAGCTCGGCGGTTCGCGCGGCGAGAAGGACGGCAAGTCCACCGGCGCCCGTGACCAGATCGTCGAGCTCGGCGGACTGTGCGTCGTCGGCACCGGACGTCACGACACCGAACGCCTCGACAACCAGCTGCGCGGCCGCGCGGGCCGTCAGGGCGACCCCGGCCGCTCGGTGTTCTTCTCCAGCCTCGAGGACCCGGTGGTCACCCGGAACCTGTCGTTCAAGCGCGACCCGGAGTCCGAGTCCGAGGACGGTTCGATGGGCGCGAAGGGGATCGAGCTGATTGAGCAGGCCCAGCGCGTCGCCGAGGGCATCATGCTCGAACTGCACGCGAACACCTGGCGCTACAACAAGCTGGTCAACCAGCAGCGCGACATCGTGGTCAAGCGCCGGATGGAGGTACTGACCACGGAGATCGCGCTCGACGAACTGAAGGCGAGCGAGTCGGAGCGGTACGCGGAGCTGACCGGCACCTCCGTCGAGAAGGCGGCGGGCGCCGCCGACACCGATGCGCCGGACGACGCGACGTCGGCGACCGACCCCGACTCGGGCGACGCCGCCGAGATGACCATCACCAAGTCCGCGGTGGCCACCGAGGACAAGGCCCCGGCCGGGCCGGTGCCGCACGATGTCCTGGTCCAGGCGGCGCGCGAGATCGTGCTCTACCACCTCGACCGTGCGTGGGCCGACCACCTGGCCTTCGTCGCCGACGTCCGCGCCAGCATCCACCTGCGGTCCATCGGCAGGCAGAGCCCGCTCGACGAATTCCACAAGCTGATCCTCGACGAGTTCGGTCGTCTGCCCGGGGAGGCGGTGGACAACGCGCGCACCACGTTCCGCGAGGCGACGATCACCGCCGACGGTGTCGACCTCGAGGGCGCCGACCTGCGTCGCACCACCACCACGTGGACCTACATGGTCCACGACAACCCGTTCGCGGGCGGTGGCGCCAAGACGCTGCAGGGCATCATCGGCATCTTCCGCTGA
- a CDS encoding alpha/beta hydrolase: MTHTREDVGFTSGTDRCAAWLYRPDADETTDTASDRPIVVLGHGLGAVKEMRLDAFAERFVDAGYAALVFDYRHFGASEGSPRQLLDIKKQRADWHAAIDHARSLPGIDPDRVAIFGSSFGGGHVLAVAAEDHRIAAVISQCPFTDGIASSKIQGLGASMRLSVLAVRDLVAAVTHRSRVLVPLAGHPGETALMNAPDVMDGYLGIVPDGMEFSNAVTASFGLSVPLERPGRRVRDITAPVLFGVCDNDTVAPAGPTLKYAAQARRGTVKRYPVGHFDIYVGEPFEQAIADYVDFLDEQLAV, encoded by the coding sequence ATGACACATACGCGTGAGGATGTCGGATTCACTTCGGGGACGGATCGCTGCGCGGCGTGGCTGTATCGCCCCGACGCCGACGAGACCACCGACACTGCTTCCGACCGGCCCATCGTGGTGCTCGGCCATGGCCTCGGAGCCGTGAAGGAGATGCGGCTCGATGCGTTCGCCGAGCGATTCGTGGACGCCGGGTATGCGGCCCTGGTCTTCGACTACCGGCATTTCGGGGCCAGCGAGGGGTCGCCGCGGCAACTCCTCGACATCAAGAAGCAACGCGCCGACTGGCACGCAGCGATCGACCACGCGCGGTCGCTGCCCGGCATCGACCCCGACCGGGTCGCGATCTTCGGGTCGTCTTTCGGTGGGGGGCACGTGCTAGCCGTCGCCGCGGAGGACCATCGCATCGCCGCGGTGATCTCCCAGTGCCCGTTCACCGACGGCATCGCGTCGTCGAAGATCCAGGGGCTTGGGGCGTCGATGCGGCTGAGCGTGTTGGCGGTCCGCGATCTGGTCGCGGCGGTCACCCATCGGTCGCGCGTGCTGGTCCCGCTCGCGGGCCATCCCGGCGAGACCGCCCTGATGAACGCGCCGGACGTGATGGACGGTTACCTGGGCATCGTCCCCGACGGCATGGAGTTCTCCAACGCGGTGACGGCGAGCTTCGGCCTCTCGGTCCCGCTCGAACGTCCCGGACGTCGCGTGCGCGACATCACCGCCCCCGTGCTGTTCGGGGTGTGTGACAACGACACCGTCGCGCCGGCCGGACCGACACTGAAGTACGCCGCGCAGGCCCGCCGCGGGACCGTGAAGCGTTACCCGGTCGGGCATTTCGACATCTACGTCGGCGAGCCGTTCGAGCAGGCCATCGCCGACTACGTCGACTTCCTCGACGAGCAACTCGCGGTCTGA
- a CDS encoding DUF1990 family protein produces the protein MRTDAVTPLDPTTASQLRASGYTYFEVGATRGEMPSGYHHQRRETAIGTGHDRFVQCARAIMTWQVQLRAGIAVATTDATVVEGTVARLAIGVGPVRIHAPARVVYVVDEPRHAGFAYGTLPGHPELGEELFAVEHRDDDTVVFGVAAFSRSGSRLTTVAGPLGPLAQKFVAGRYLRGMASLPQP, from the coding sequence ATGCGCACCGATGCCGTCACCCCGCTCGATCCGACCACGGCGTCGCAGCTGCGCGCGAGCGGCTACACCTATTTCGAGGTCGGTGCGACCCGCGGCGAGATGCCGTCGGGCTACCACCACCAGCGACGCGAGACCGCGATCGGTACCGGCCACGACCGGTTCGTCCAGTGCGCCCGCGCCATCATGACCTGGCAGGTGCAACTGCGCGCAGGCATCGCCGTCGCGACCACGGACGCAACGGTGGTCGAGGGCACTGTCGCGCGACTGGCCATCGGCGTCGGGCCCGTCCGCATCCACGCCCCGGCCCGGGTGGTCTACGTGGTCGACGAGCCGCGCCATGCCGGGTTCGCCTACGGGACCCTGCCGGGCCATCCGGAGCTGGGCGAGGAATTGTTCGCCGTCGAGCACCGAGACGACGACACAGTCGTGTTCGGCGTCGCGGCGTTCTCCCGGTCGGGCAGTCGGTTGACCACTGTGGCCGGCCCACTCGGACCACTGGCGCAGAAGTTCGTCGCCGGGCGCTACCTGCGCGGGATGGCCTCGCTGCCGCAGCCGTGA
- a CDS encoding mismatch-specific DNA-glycosylase, translating into MRFTQTELAAYRDSVVDDLIGDDCRLLFVGINPSLWTAATGAHFARPGNRFYPALHRAGILDRLIDASGGYTAADREMLLRRGIGITNLAPRATARADELTSDELRDGTRRLLDTVRTVAPKVVAVAGITAYRTAFRRPKAVTGEQDEQLAGTPLWIVPNPSGLNAHDTVDSLAAAYRRVGQAAGIVEAG; encoded by the coding sequence ATGAGGTTCACGCAGACCGAGCTGGCGGCCTACCGCGACTCCGTGGTCGACGACCTGATCGGCGACGACTGTCGACTGCTGTTCGTGGGGATCAACCCGAGCCTCTGGACGGCGGCCACAGGCGCGCATTTCGCGCGACCCGGCAACCGGTTCTACCCCGCTCTGCACCGGGCGGGCATCCTCGACCGTCTGATCGATGCGTCGGGTGGATACACCGCCGCCGATCGGGAGATGTTGCTGCGGCGGGGCATCGGGATCACAAACCTCGCCCCGAGGGCGACCGCCCGCGCCGACGAACTGACGTCGGACGAACTGCGGGATGGGACCCGGCGGCTCCTCGACACCGTGCGTACCGTCGCGCCGAAGGTGGTCGCGGTCGCCGGGATCACGGCCTACCGCACCGCCTTTCGTCGACCCAAGGCCGTCACGGGGGAGCAGGACGAACAGCTCGCCGGTACACCGCTGTGGATTGTCCCCAACCCCAGCGGACTCAACGCCCACGACACCGTCGACTCGCTGGCCGCCGCCTACCGCAGGGTCGGACAGGCGGCGGGGATCGTCGAGGCCGGGTGA
- a CDS encoding VOC family protein has product MRQQASFITFATPDLDAARAFYCSGLGWEPLLDVPGEILFFQVAPGLLLGLFDADSFDSDLAGAGNGSTVSGVTIANNVDSRDEVIAVVDQMTAAGATVLKPPQDGAFGGIFHAHVADPNGVIWEIAHNPGWRVEADGTVVFG; this is encoded by the coding sequence ATGAGGCAGCAGGCCAGTTTCATCACCTTCGCCACCCCTGACCTCGACGCCGCGCGGGCCTTCTACTGCAGCGGATTGGGGTGGGAACCGCTTCTCGACGTCCCGGGCGAGATCTTGTTCTTCCAGGTCGCGCCCGGACTGCTCCTGGGGTTGTTCGACGCCGACAGCTTCGACTCCGATCTCGCGGGGGCGGGAAACGGGTCGACCGTGTCCGGGGTGACGATCGCCAACAACGTCGACAGCCGCGACGAGGTGATCGCCGTCGTCGATCAGATGACCGCGGCCGGCGCCACCGTCCTCAAGCCTCCTCAGGACGGTGCCTTCGGCGGCATCTTCCACGCCCACGTCGCCGACCCCAACGGCGTGATCTGGGAGATCGCGCACAATCCCGGATGGCGCGTGGAGGCCGACGGAACGGTGGTCTTCGGTTGA
- a CDS encoding VOC family protein — protein sequence MTVTRVMPVVTVTDLAAAIAEHRAVLGLEVVMDHGWIATLADADHRVQLSLMTVDQTAPCNPAVSIEVSDVDARYHAAIDASLEIVHPLSDEEWGVRRFFYRDSAGTVVNVLTHL from the coding sequence ATGACAGTCACCCGTGTGATGCCGGTCGTCACCGTCACCGATCTGGCCGCCGCGATAGCGGAGCACCGGGCGGTCCTGGGCCTGGAGGTGGTGATGGACCACGGCTGGATCGCGACCCTCGCCGACGCGGACCATCGGGTTCAGCTGAGCCTCATGACCGTCGACCAGACCGCGCCGTGCAACCCGGCGGTGTCTATCGAGGTGTCCGACGTCGATGCGAGATACCATGCGGCCATCGACGCGTCACTGGAGATCGTGCATCCGCTGAGCGATGAGGAGTGGGGCGTGCGCCGGTTCTTCTACCGCGACAGCGCGGGAACCGTCGTGAACGTGCTGACGCACCTGTAG
- a CDS encoding phospholipase A2 — MNRIRAAVVTFALLVIAVLGDQATASATPTEQYPIDPAAQAASQVYPGPPVSVQSRSTSAAAFVGIPSNYVYNTNLAPVARHDYCTSSPDSYFAADFRGPCARHDLCYDRADASGSSYTACNSALRTDLKTNCAYAYGAGTALTTCNATADIYWAAVTAAHL, encoded by the coding sequence ATGAATCGAATTCGCGCCGCCGTCGTGACCTTCGCCCTGCTGGTGATCGCCGTTCTTGGTGACCAGGCCACCGCATCGGCCACGCCGACCGAGCAGTACCCGATCGACCCCGCCGCGCAGGCGGCGTCGCAGGTCTACCCCGGACCGCCTGTCTCGGTGCAGTCGCGGTCCACCTCTGCGGCGGCGTTCGTCGGCATCCCGAGCAACTACGTCTACAACACGAACCTGGCTCCCGTGGCCCGCCACGACTACTGCACGTCGTCGCCGGACAGCTACTTCGCGGCCGACTTCCGCGGTCCGTGCGCACGCCATGACCTCTGCTACGACCGCGCCGACGCCTCGGGTAGCAGTTACACGGCGTGCAATTCGGCCCTGCGCACCGACCTCAAGACCAACTGCGCCTACGCCTACGGCGCCGGGACCGCGCTGACCACCTGCAACGCCACCGCCGACATCTACTGGGCTGCGGTGACCGCTGCACACCTGTGA
- a CDS encoding SDR family oxidoreductase has protein sequence MSGKVWFITGTSRGFGREWAIAALERGDKVAATARDTSKLDDLAAKYGDALLPIELDVTDRDADFAAVKKAHDTFGRLDIVINNAGYGLFGFVEEVSEAEARDQLETNVFGALWITQAALPIMREQRSGHILQVSSIGGISAFPLVGLYHASKWALEGFSQSLAQEVEDFGIHVTLIEPGGFSTDWSGPSAKHATELDAYADAHKAAQEGRKKRSGTPGDPTASARALLKVIDAEKPPLRVFFGEAPLGIAKADYESRIKNWEQWQDVALEAQG, from the coding sequence ATGAGTGGAAAAGTGTGGTTCATCACCGGTACGTCCCGCGGATTCGGACGCGAGTGGGCAATCGCCGCACTCGAGCGAGGCGACAAGGTCGCGGCCACCGCGCGTGACACGTCGAAGCTCGACGACCTCGCCGCGAAGTACGGCGACGCACTGCTGCCGATCGAACTCGACGTCACCGATCGCGATGCCGACTTCGCCGCGGTCAAGAAGGCGCACGACACGTTCGGTCGTCTCGACATCGTCATCAACAATGCCGGCTACGGCCTGTTCGGATTCGTCGAAGAGGTCAGCGAGGCCGAGGCGCGCGACCAGTTGGAGACGAACGTCTTCGGCGCCCTGTGGATCACCCAGGCGGCGCTGCCCATCATGCGCGAGCAGCGCAGCGGACACATCCTGCAGGTGTCGTCCATCGGCGGCATCAGCGCGTTCCCGCTGGTCGGTCTCTACCACGCGTCGAAGTGGGCGCTGGAGGGCTTCTCCCAGTCGCTGGCCCAGGAGGTCGAGGACTTCGGCATCCACGTCACGCTCATCGAACCGGGCGGGTTCAGCACCGACTGGAGCGGACCGTCGGCCAAGCACGCGACCGAGCTCGACGCCTACGCCGATGCGCACAAGGCCGCGCAGGAGGGCCGCAAGAAGCGCAGCGGCACGCCGGGCGACCCGACCGCGTCGGCCCGTGCTCTGCTCAAGGTGATCGACGCCGAGAAGCCGCCGCTGCGTGTGTTCTTCGGTGAGGCGCCGCTCGGTATCGCCAAGGCGGACTACGAGAGCCGCATCAAGAACTGGGAGCAGTGGCAGGACGTGGCCCTCGAGGCCCAGGGCTGA
- a CDS encoding endonuclease/exonuclease/phosphatase family protein — translation MTLAVDVTVHTIRRLPLTGGSMLPRLDLDDHRPGLIDLIGSTIRDRGWWLLVGGVIGAVIGAFTSAGVVAAALLGAAAGFAVGMVRSQMIGLSLGPYRPDHVETPEVIGETLRVLEYNVHGGMGGPGKFLATPRTLDHLAATIRAAEADIVLLQELDDFALRSTMTDTLGQLVKRLHPTGAVMTPAAEKVYGRREGTGVLTFSGITISDARGLRISDAFGDKTSRRFRSAAAMWSGIVSGWFGRRARVFAASTEYQPRAATDAVICTPTGNRIRVLSGHFSSPHDGVDEPARQVAPILDTVPTWVGPTILGADFNVRDGSAEFDREHEMCTDVGLSEATAGAPPNSDRIYASAHFDAMRPQKLPPLNGEPPASDHSPVVVELRLR, via the coding sequence ATGACCCTCGCCGTCGACGTCACCGTCCACACCATCCGTCGACTCCCGCTCACGGGCGGGTCGATGCTGCCGAGGCTCGACCTCGATGACCACCGTCCGGGATTGATCGACCTGATCGGCTCGACGATCCGTGATCGCGGGTGGTGGCTCCTGGTGGGCGGCGTGATCGGCGCCGTGATCGGCGCGTTCACCTCCGCGGGCGTCGTCGCGGCGGCGTTGCTCGGAGCGGCAGCCGGATTCGCGGTGGGCATGGTCCGGTCGCAGATGATCGGGCTGAGCCTGGGCCCCTACCGCCCCGACCACGTCGAGACCCCGGAGGTGATCGGCGAGACCCTGCGGGTGCTGGAGTACAACGTGCACGGGGGCATGGGCGGCCCCGGGAAGTTTCTCGCGACACCGCGCACCCTCGACCATCTGGCGGCGACGATCCGGGCCGCCGAGGCCGACATCGTCCTGCTGCAGGAGCTCGACGACTTCGCGTTGCGCTCGACGATGACCGACACACTCGGGCAGCTGGTCAAGCGCCTGCATCCCACGGGTGCGGTCATGACCCCGGCCGCGGAGAAGGTCTACGGGCGTCGGGAGGGCACGGGAGTCCTGACCTTCAGCGGCATCACGATCAGCGACGCGCGAGGTCTGCGCATCTCGGACGCATTCGGCGACAAGACCTCTCGACGTTTTCGCTCCGCGGCGGCGATGTGGTCGGGCATCGTCTCGGGGTGGTTCGGCCGTCGCGCTCGCGTGTTCGCCGCCAGCACCGAGTACCAGCCGCGTGCCGCCACAGATGCCGTGATCTGCACGCCGACCGGCAATCGGATCAGGGTGCTGTCCGGACATTTCAGCTCGCCACACGACGGCGTCGACGAGCCTGCCCGCCAGGTCGCGCCGATCCTCGACACCGTCCCGACGTGGGTCGGACCGACGATCCTCGGGGCCGACTTCAACGTGCGCGACGGCTCCGCCGAGTTCGACCGCGAGCACGAGATGTGCACCGACGTGGGGCTGTCGGAGGCGACCGCCGGTGCACCGCCCAACAGCGACCGGATCTACGCGTCCGCACATTTCGACGCGATGCGACCGCAGAAGTTGCCGCCTCTCAACGGCGAACCACCGGCGAGTGATCACTCGCCGGTGGTCGTCGAACTCCGCCTGCGCTGA
- a CDS encoding Dabb family protein, whose translation MIRNVVMGRLRDRGPDGRADDRVELEAGLAGIAALTLPGLLANHAGLDAGLRDGGWDFAITNDWQDIDAYRGYDNDPEHNAHRKRIVDVCEQVARVQFEI comes from the coding sequence ATGATTCGCAATGTGGTGATGGGTCGCCTTCGCGACCGCGGTCCCGACGGACGAGCGGACGACCGCGTCGAGCTCGAGGCGGGCCTGGCCGGAATCGCTGCGCTGACCCTGCCGGGACTGCTCGCCAATCACGCCGGTCTCGACGCCGGACTGCGCGATGGTGGCTGGGATTTCGCCATCACCAACGACTGGCAGGACATCGACGCCTACCGCGGCTACGACAACGACCCGGAGCACAACGCGCACCGGAAACGGATCGTCGACGTCTGCGAGCAGGTCGCCCGCGTGCAGTTCGAGATCTGA